The Gadus macrocephalus chromosome 3, ASM3116895v1 DNA segment GCGAGGAACCCCAGGCTGATGTCATTGGTCTAGCACATAGCCCCTGGAACCTGTCAGAGGGTGTTCCTAGGTCTAGCACAGAGCCCCTGCGACCTGTCAGAGGGTGTTCCTAGGTCTAGCACAGAGCCCCTGCGACCTGTCAGAGGGTGTTCCTAGGTCTAGCACAGAGCCCCTGCGACCTGTCAGAGGGTGTTCCTAGGTCTAGCACAGAGCCCCTGGGACCTTTCAGAGGGTGTTCCTAGGTCTAGCACAGAGCCCCTGGGACCTTTCAGAGGGTGTTCCTAGGTCTAGCACAGAGCCCCTGGGACCTGTCAGAGGGTGTTCCTAGGTCTAGCACAGAGCCCCTGGGACCTGTCAGAGGGTGTTCCTAGGTCTAGCACAGAGCCCCTGGGATCTACCAGAGGGTTGTCCCTCGAACACCATTTCCAAGACATCATAGACGCGTTGATGGACGGCTGCAGAATATGTTTTAATGCTTAAGTTCTGAGAGAAGGTCAGAAGGACTTGATGTCAGGACATGGTCAATGTGTTGTCCTATGTAGGCTACACTCCCTCAGGGAACAGGGAGACAACGTTCCCCAGAAACCCAATCCATTGAAGCCCTCCATGAATAAACCCTGTGATGGGGGTCTGGCCCTAGGTCCCTGTCCCTGGTGGTCCTCCTCCTGACTCCCTGGCCTTGGCCTGCCTCACCTCCTTGGTTTGTCTCCCCCACCTTCCTCCCATTATGTCTCCCACTcagcctttctcctcctctcctcctccctttgtcTGTCCTTCTTACTATCAGCACCCAAATGTAGCTGGCCTCTGgcattctgtctctccctccctccttccttaaCCCCCTCGCTGCCCCAACCCTGACTCAGGAGTGTGGGAGCAGatggtggtagagagagagagagagagagagagagagagagagagagagagagagagagagagagagagagagagagagagagagagagagagagagagagagagagagagagagagagagagagagagagagagagagagagagagagagagagagagagagagagagagagagagagagagatgaataatTATATTGGGCTGGTAGGGGGtagtttgagtatgtgtgtttgtgtggggggggttgcttACAAAACCCATGGGACAGCAAGGCACTCAAATACAGACagctcagacgcacacaaaccaaacacacacacacacacacacacatgcctctaTCACGTTCTGGGAGTTTACCATCAGTGTTGTTATATTTTACCTCTCATACTGGGAGTCTATCAGTGTTGTTATATATTACCTCTCGTATTGGGAGTTTACCATCAGTGTTGTTATATTATACCTCTCGTACTGGGAGTTTACCATCAGTGTTGTTATATTTTACCTCTCATACTGGGAGTTTACCATCAGTATTGTTATATTTTACCTGTCGTACTGGGAGTTTACCATCAGTGTTATATTTTACCCCACACCCTCCCTGTGgtgtgcagcagcagctgcactgGGGAACGGATAACCCTTCCCCCCTCACCAccgaccccaccaccaccaccaccaaccccataagccccacccccacctccatcacctccacctccaccatcttcacctccaccaacaccacccccatcaccaccacccccagttccaccaccatcagcaccaccaccaccaccatcagcaccaccccaaCCACCATGGATTCTAGATCTGATATCATGTGGTCTCCACCAAGGGATGGTCCGGAGAGGACTTTAGTCCTCATGTGTGTAGAGGGGGCGCTGGTGGTGTACATAGGACCGACATTGAGTAACCTTGCTGTGGAGCagactgggggggagggggtggaccAGCCAAAACCAGTAGACGGAAGTCTTCTGTATCCTGTGTGGCCTGACATCTGTTGTACTGAGTGGGAGGTAGGAGTcagtagtacacacacacacacacacacacacacacacacacacacacacacacacacacacacataaccacaaacacacacacacaccagggtatCAGCTGACTCGTCCTCACATGGtactagaggggggggggggggggggggggggggagagaaagtgaCTTTGTTCCAAGAATAGCTTTGGTCCATTTGGACTTCTTGAGTCTAACTTCCCCGACCAAAAGCTGTTCTTAAGTTCAAAGGTTTTCCAGACTCTAAAGGGCTGATTAGGGTCCCACaatcacgcaacgcaaggaccacACAGAcacttcgacgcagtcgtgaacctgttttggttctgcgtcaggttttagtgagcggaccaatcacagcccttgctgctgcatcGCCTCGACAGAAGGTTACATTCTTGGGAGGAGCACACAAGGCCATTGCTGTGGACGTTAGGAGGGTCCACAAGGACGTAACGGGTCCGTAatccccttgcgttgcgtgaacgtggaaccataatcagcccttaagccAGTGGGGGTTAGGCCTGGTACTCTGTGTCTCTGACCCGGGAACTAGCGGGGGTCAGGCCTGGTAGTCCTCTATGTCTCTGACCCGGGCGCTAGCAGGAGTAAGGCCTGGTAGTCCTCTACGTCTCTACCCGGGCGCCAGCGGGGGTCAGGCCTGGTAGTCCTCTATTTCTCAGACCTCTATTGCCTcttttccaccgacagtaccagctcaactcgccACGACTTGGTTTGGTTCCAGAAAAGTGCCGAAAATGGAATCCCCGCCTGAAATCGCACCCCCTCTCCGCGTGAACACGCTTTCGCTTATTTCCTCTGTGCTTTCTAGGGTCACATCATCCATGCATGTATGACTTGTTAACTATTACGTAATTTAGTGCCCTCTTGGGTCATTATCGTGAATGTGCCATCTTACGTTGTGGGTCGCCTATGAAATATAACATCGCCTTCTGTGACAAGTTGCTCATCTTATGACGATATGATATATACACTTCTATAAGCTATAAATCCTCTTTTCGTCAGAAGAAGAAATCTTACATGtcgctttctgtgataagttGCTCCTCTTGTGAAGATATGATATAAAAACTGCTATAACGCGGAGAGGGGCTGCGATTTCAGACGGGGAATCCATTTTCGGCACAATACCTGGTGTCGGGTGTCAGGCTCAGACATCACGCTCGTCCAGTGCCGTAATtccctggccaatcagtggccagcaTCCTGTTTAAGTTTCACAAAAGTATCAGATCAGCTCTCATGTTCATGCTCAGGTCGGAGTGGTTCTCCGTCACCCGACCGAGGTGGAGCCCAGGGTCAGGGTTCTTCAGAGTCCAGCATGCTGCCTTCTCTTGTTAGCGCTGTAGTCTGTGGGCTTCCTGGCTCTTCTCTGCACCGCTGCTCTCTGACCTGTACCTCCCCCCTGCTGCAGATCCATGTGGGGCCCGGGCGTGAAGAGGAAACTGGAGCAGGACCAggatggtgaggaggaggatgggggaggggagcgGCCGCCCCCCCCAAGGGTGCCTGGCTTCTCCTCACGGGCGTCCTATGCGCTGCAACGGCAGATGGTGCTCAACATCTCCCTGGTGAAGCTATACCGCCCGCCGGCGGGCCGGGCCGACCCGGGCCTGCAGCGCCGCATCCTCATTAGCAACGTCATCCGCCGTATCCACGATGATCTGCGGCGCGAGGGGGGCGTCCGGGCGCTCTTCCTGGCCGCGCCGCCACCGGGCGTCGCCGAGCTCGACGAGGAGAAAGACGGGTGCTACCTtggaccgcctcctcctccccccgcctcgCAGGCCTCCTCCTTTGGGCCCTCAGGGCCGGAGACCTGCTTGACGCCCGCCTCGCTCCTGGAGGAGGACCCGCCCCCTTTCTTCACCCTGCCGCCCTCtccgtccttctcctcctcctcctcctcctccccccctcacccgctccccccccagtcccccccccagcacctccacccGTCCCAGCCGGTGGACTTCTCCTCTGCTCCGCCCTCGCCGCCGCCTGAAGACAGCTTCTCCTCAGCCCTGGAGGAGATCGAGGAGCtggactcctcctcttcctcctcagactctagtgcccctcctcccctcgttCCCCTGcccacctccagcccccctGGGGAACCGCTGgcaggggccccgggccccggatGGGACAGGgacatggaggtggaggcggaaagacgggtggagatggaggagggggaggaagaggaggaggaggaggaggaggagagggaactgATGGAATACCGCCCAACCTCCCCACCCCGCTCCACCGCCCTCGCCCGGCGCCCGGTGGTCCCGTCGGGGGGCTTCCTGACAGACTTCGCCATGGACGATGTGCTCTTCACGGACATCGACACCTCCATGTACGACCTGGGGCCCTGCGGCCCCCAGGCTGCCGGGGCGGGCCCCGGGGCTGGCGCGGGGCCGACCAAGGTGGCGGCCGACGACATGTTGGTCAGAGCCATCTCGGGCTACGgtggcggggccgggggccacCAGGGCCAGCCCTTCAGGATGGACCTTGCCGAGCTGGACCACATCATGGAGGTCCTGGTGGGCTCCTGAGGGCCCGAGCTGGATCACATCATGAAGGTCCTGGTGGGCTCGTGAGGGCCAGAGCTGGACCACATCATGGAGGGTCTGAGCTGGACCACGTCATGGAGGGTCTGAGCTGGACTACGTCATGGAGGGGCCGGTGGGTTCCCGAGGGCCTGGGGTTTTCTTGAGGGCCTTTGGGTGCCTGAGGGCCATTGTACTCCTGAGGGCCGGTTGGTTCCTGAGGGCTCGCTGGTCTCCATAGGGCCGGTGGGTTCCTGAGGGCCCGTTGGTCTCCTTAGGGCCTGCTGGTCTCCAGAAGGCCGGTTGGTTCCGGAGGGCCTGCTGGTCTCCAGAGGGCCGGTTGGTTCCAGAGGGCCCCGTGGTCTCCAGAGGAGTGGTGGGTTACTGAGGGCCGGTGGGTTCCTGAGGGCCTGGTGGGCCCCTGAAGGCCTGGTGGGTTCCCTGAAGGCCAGTGGGTTCCTGAGGGCCGGTGGGTTCCTGAGGGCCTGGTGGGTTCCTGAGGGCCGGTGGGTTCCTGAGGGCCCAGTGGGTTCCTGAGGGCCGGTGGGTTCATGGGGGCCGGTGGGCTCCTGAGAGCCAGTGGGTTCCTGAGGGCCGGTGGTCTTCTGAGGGCCGGTGAGTTCATCGGGGGCCGTCGGGCTCCTGAGAGCCGGTGGGTTCCTGAGGGCCGGTGGTCTCCTGGGCGCTGGTGGTTTCATGGGGGCCTGGAGGGTTCCTGAGAGGCCCCTGTCGGCCCGGTGGGTTCTTGAAGAAAAGCGCTGAAGGTGTTCTCAATGTTGggaagatgttttttttttacaacctgAATGAGTTGAGAGATTGTGTTGCACACTAATAGATTATATTAGAATCCATCTTACTGGGAGTCTGTCAACATGCGTTTATCTACTGGAAATGTATGCTAAACAAGCCACACAGAAACTTATGAGTCAACAGGtagagcttgtgagggaggtgcagTCTAAAGCAACAACAGAGCACTGAGTGACTCATCTACATCACTTTTGAAATGTTGTCTCCTAGTTTGACCACAAAGGCTATCATCATGACAGCATCAAGATGAGACCATGGTCTGTTTTCGTCCTCTAGATAGCGGCAAACTGACATGAGTGCTGGTGTAGTCTAGAGTTCCTCCTTGGGGGGGAAAACTCAGTTTTTCACGAGCAGCTTAATCGACACAAGCAAATGAAACCATCAAC contains these protein-coding regions:
- the LOC132453314 gene encoding SERTA domain-containing protein 2-like, which produces MWGPGVKRKLEQDQDGEEEDGGGERPPPPRVPGFSSRASYALQRQMVLNISLVKLYRPPAGRADPGLQRRILISNVIRRIHDDLRREGGVRALFLAAPPPGVAELDEEKDGCYLGPPPPPPASQASSFGPSGPETCLTPASLLEEDPPPFFTLPPSPSFSSSSSSSPPHPLPPQSPPQHLHPSQPVDFSSAPPSPPPEDSFSSALEEIEELDSSSSSSDSSAPPPLVPLPTSSPPGEPLAGAPGPGWDRDMEVEAERRVEMEEGEEEEEEEEEERELMEYRPTSPPRSTALARRPVVPSGGFLTDFAMDDVLFTDIDTSMYDLGPCGPQAAGAGPGAGAGPTKVAADDMLVRAISGYGGGAGGHQGQPFRMDLAELDHIMEVLVGS
- the LOC132453690 gene encoding sporozoite surface protein 2-like, whose product is MKPPAPRRPPALRNPPALRSPTAPDELTGPQKTTGPQEPTGSQEPTGPHEPTGPQEPTGPSGTHRPSGTHQALRNPPALRNPLAFREPTRPSGAHQALRNPPALSNPPLLWRPRGPLEPTGPLETSRPSGTNRPSGDQQALRRPTGPQEPTGPMETSEPSGTNRPSGVQWPSGTQRPSRKPQALGNPPAPP